In one Flavobacteriales bacterium genomic region, the following are encoded:
- a CDS encoding polysaccharide biosynthesis/export family protein, translating to MLRTLRSLAAAVILAGLLLTGCTVNRDIMFKTPTDHAYAAFPDTGIHNRFLVLQPNDVLQFRLFANDGFKMIDLVSEGGTREANMAIRNLFLYTIESDGLAKLPLLGRVKLSGYTIREAEMYLEENYAKYYNKPYVQLMVTNRRVVVFPGEGGDARVITLENNNTTLLEVLALAGGVARRGDARRVKLFRHHPDGSRTVHQFDMSDIDGLKYADIVMQGDDVVYVQPNPEIAREVLQDLTPVITLLTSIVLVIGVVRGFGN from the coding sequence ATGCTTCGCACGCTCCGCTCCCTCGCGGCGGCTGTCATCCTGGCGGGCCTTCTGCTCACCGGCTGCACGGTCAACCGCGACATCATGTTCAAGACCCCGACGGACCACGCCTACGCGGCCTTTCCGGACACCGGCATCCATAACCGCTTCCTGGTGCTCCAGCCCAACGATGTGCTGCAGTTCAGGCTATTCGCCAACGACGGCTTCAAGATGATCGACCTGGTGAGCGAGGGGGGCACGCGCGAGGCGAACATGGCCATCCGCAACCTCTTCCTCTACACCATCGAGAGCGACGGGCTGGCCAAGCTGCCCCTGCTGGGCCGGGTGAAGCTCTCGGGCTACACCATCCGCGAGGCCGAGATGTACCTGGAGGAGAACTACGCCAAGTACTACAACAAGCCCTATGTGCAGCTGATGGTCACCAACCGCCGCGTGGTGGTCTTCCCCGGCGAGGGCGGGGACGCGCGGGTGATCACCCTGGAGAACAACAACACCACCCTGCTGGAGGTGCTGGCCCTGGCCGGCGGCGTGGCCCGGCGGGGGGATGCCCGCCGCGTCAAGCTCTTCCGCCACCACCCCGACGGCTCGCGGACGGTGCACCAGTTCGACATGTCCGATATCGATGGCCTGAAGTACGCGGACATCGTGATGCAGGGCGATGATGTGGTGTACGTGCAGCCCAACCCCGAGATCGCCCGCGAGGTCCTGCAGGACCTCACCCCGGTCATCACCCTGCTCACCAGCATCGTGCTCGTGATCGGCGTGGTGCGCGGATTCGGCAACTAA
- a CDS encoding glycosyltransferase — protein MPRVLRILNRFNLGGPTHNAAYLTRYLPDEFETLLVGGSQEATEEGSHHILERMGVKPLILPELQREVAPWRDRGAYRRIKELIREFKPDIVHTHAAKAGAVGRMAAADLGVKAIVHTFHGHVFHSYFGPVRTAFYKGIERYLARRSTRIIAISERQKDELVNEHRICPASKVAVIPLGFDLSRFQEDQARKRALFRKVYGVADDEIAVGIIGRLVPIKNHGLFLDVVAKASAATGRKLRAFIVGDGEERDRLQQRANELGLSQVQGPYFNGHGFGHGVNGKPLVGRATVTFTSWIKEVDIVNAGLDIVMLTSLNEGTPVSLIEAQASNRPVVSTRVGGIENVVRPGETALLSESGDAAGMARHLAHLVMDEALRSRMGSGGWAHVRDRYHYTRLVQDTAQLYRSLLA, from the coding sequence ATGCCCCGCGTCCTTCGCATCCTCAACCGCTTCAACCTCGGAGGCCCCACCCACAACGCGGCCTACCTCACGCGGTACCTGCCGGATGAGTTCGAGACGCTGCTGGTTGGCGGCAGCCAGGAGGCCACCGAAGAGGGCAGCCACCATATCCTGGAACGCATGGGCGTTAAGCCCTTGATCCTGCCCGAGTTGCAGCGCGAGGTGGCCCCGTGGCGCGACCGTGGCGCCTACCGGCGCATCAAGGAGCTGATCCGCGAGTTCAAGCCGGACATCGTGCATACCCATGCGGCCAAGGCCGGCGCCGTGGGCCGCATGGCCGCCGCCGACCTGGGCGTGAAGGCCATCGTGCACACCTTCCACGGCCACGTCTTCCACAGCTACTTCGGGCCGGTGCGGACGGCCTTCTACAAGGGCATCGAGCGCTACCTCGCCCGGCGGTCCACGCGCATCATCGCCATCAGCGAGCGGCAGAAGGATGAACTGGTGAACGAGCACCGCATCTGCCCGGCATCCAAGGTGGCCGTCATCCCCTTGGGCTTCGACCTCAGCCGGTTCCAGGAGGACCAGGCCCGCAAGCGCGCCCTCTTCCGCAAGGTGTATGGCGTGGCCGACGACGAGATCGCGGTGGGCATCATCGGCCGCCTGGTGCCCATCAAGAACCACGGCCTCTTCCTGGACGTGGTGGCCAAGGCCTCGGCCGCCACCGGCCGCAAGCTGCGCGCCTTCATCGTGGGCGATGGCGAGGAGCGGGACCGGCTGCAGCAGCGGGCCAATGAACTGGGCCTGAGCCAGGTTCAGGGCCCCTATTTCAACGGGCACGGCTTCGGCCATGGCGTGAACGGGAAGCCCCTGGTGGGGCGCGCCACCGTCACCTTCACCAGCTGGATCAAGGAGGTGGACATCGTGAACGCCGGGCTGGACATCGTCATGCTCACCTCCCTCAACGAGGGCACCCCGGTGAGCCTAATCGAGGCACAGGCCAGCAACCGCCCCGTGGTGAGCACGCGGGTGGGCGGCATCGAGAACGTGGTACGGCCGGGCGAGACGGCGCTGCTGAGCGAATCCGGCGATGCGGCCGGCATGGCGCGCCACCTGGCCCACCTGGTGATGGACGAGGCCCTGCGGAGCCGCATGGGCAGCGGCGGCTGGGCGCATGTGCGCGACCGCTACCATTACACCCGGCTGGTGCAGGACACCGCACAGCTCTACCGATCGCTCCTGGCCTGA
- the asnB gene encoding asparagine synthase (glutamine-hydrolyzing): MCGIAGSYHLGSGRPPVDDRIGEALACLAHRGPDDEGTYRKGNAVLGHRRLSIIDTSAAGHQPFTDDGGRYTIAFNGEVFNFQELRAQLEAAGHAFRSRTDTEVVLRLFAVKGEAFLHELNGFFALAIHDAEKDELLLARDRFGVKPLWWSEQDGLLRFASELRALKALGARGEPDRHSLQQYFTYHYIPAPWSILKGVRKLEPGELLRATAAGTRRERWYDLPEAARRTPLPPDPVAQLRELLEDAVRMRLISDVPIGTFLSGGLDSSIVSALAARHQRGLRTFSIGYADDPYFDETRYAEEVARRIGSEHTTFKLTRDDLAAAYTDLLAAIDEPFADSSALPSFILCRETRKQVTVALSGDGADEVFGGYRKHQAELHLAKPGPLEKAVIALGPLWRRLPRSRNNPITDAFRRLERFANAASGHREQRWLSLASFDSDGDAGALVPRAAHPMELDDRDLGMTQGMAQMPGLNGYLLADVRTVLPNDMLHKVDLTSMAHALEVRTPFLDRRVVELAFALPAELKLRPGVGKAILREAFGGLLPASVLERGKQGFEVPLRDLLLGPLAPWQDRLLTRDLVESAGLRWEAVEPIRRRLRSARPGQAQATVHALLVFLSWWKTHGR, translated from the coding sequence GTGTGCGGCATCGCCGGTTCATACCACCTCGGCAGCGGCCGGCCCCCGGTCGATGACCGCATCGGCGAAGCGCTGGCCTGCCTGGCGCATCGCGGCCCGGATGATGAAGGCACCTACCGCAAGGGGAACGCCGTGCTGGGCCATCGCCGCCTGAGCATCATCGACACCAGCGCGGCGGGGCACCAGCCCTTCACCGACGATGGCGGCCGTTACACCATCGCCTTCAACGGCGAGGTCTTCAACTTCCAGGAGCTGCGCGCGCAGCTCGAGGCGGCCGGCCACGCCTTCCGCAGCCGCACCGACACCGAAGTGGTGCTGCGCCTCTTCGCCGTGAAGGGCGAAGCCTTCCTGCACGAGCTCAACGGCTTCTTCGCGCTGGCGATCCACGATGCGGAGAAGGACGAGCTGCTGCTGGCCCGCGACCGCTTCGGCGTGAAGCCCCTGTGGTGGAGCGAGCAGGACGGCCTGCTGCGCTTCGCCAGTGAGCTGCGCGCCCTGAAGGCGCTGGGCGCCCGCGGCGAACCGGACCGGCACAGCCTGCAGCAGTACTTCACCTACCACTACATCCCGGCGCCCTGGAGCATCCTGAAGGGCGTGCGGAAACTGGAACCGGGGGAGCTCCTGCGCGCAACCGCCGCCGGCACGCGACGCGAGCGCTGGTACGACCTGCCTGAGGCCGCGCGCCGAACCCCGCTCCCACCCGACCCGGTGGCGCAGCTGCGGGAGCTGCTCGAGGACGCCGTGCGCATGCGCTTGATCAGCGATGTGCCCATCGGCACCTTCCTCAGCGGCGGGCTCGACAGCAGCATCGTGAGCGCCCTTGCCGCCCGGCACCAGCGGGGCCTGCGCACCTTCAGCATCGGCTATGCCGACGACCCCTACTTCGACGAGACCCGCTACGCCGAGGAGGTGGCGCGCCGCATCGGATCGGAGCACACCACCTTCAAGCTCACGCGCGACGACCTCGCCGCGGCCTACACGGACCTGCTCGCGGCCATCGACGAGCCCTTCGCCGACAGCAGCGCCCTCCCCTCCTTCATCCTCTGCCGCGAAACGCGCAAGCAGGTCACCGTGGCGCTGAGCGGCGATGGCGCCGACGAGGTGTTCGGCGGCTACCGGAAGCACCAGGCCGAGCTGCACCTGGCCAAGCCCGGACCGCTGGAGAAGGCCGTGATCGCGCTGGGACCGCTCTGGCGCAGGCTGCCGCGCTCGCGCAACAATCCCATCACCGATGCCTTCCGCAGGCTGGAGCGCTTCGCCAACGCCGCCTCGGGGCACCGCGAGCAGCGCTGGCTGAGCCTGGCCTCGTTCGACAGCGATGGCGATGCGGGCGCCTTGGTGCCCCGGGCCGCCCACCCCATGGAACTCGATGACCGCGACCTGGGCATGACCCAGGGCATGGCGCAAATGCCCGGCCTGAACGGCTATCTGCTGGCCGATGTGCGCACGGTGCTGCCGAACGACATGCTGCACAAGGTGGACCTCACCAGCATGGCCCATGCGCTGGAGGTGCGGACCCCCTTCCTGGACCGCCGGGTGGTGGAGCTCGCCTTCGCCCTGCCGGCGGAGCTGAAGCTGCGCCCGGGCGTGGGCAAGGCCATCCTGCGCGAAGCCTTCGGCGGCCTCTTGCCCGCTTCGGTCCTCGAGCGGGGGAAGCAGGGCTTCGAGGTGCCGCTGCGCGATCTGCTGCTGGGGCCGCTGGCCCCGTGGCAGGACCGGCTGCTGACGCGCGACCTGGTGGAATCGGCCGGTCTCCGCTGGGAGGCGGTGGAACCGATCCGGCGCCGCCTGCGCTCGGCGCGGCCCGGCCAGGCACAGGCAACCGTGCATGCCCTGCTCGTCTTCCTCTCGTGGTGGAAAACCCACGGCCGCTGA
- the lpdA gene encoding dihydrolipoyl dehydrogenase, with protein sequence MSYDVIVLGSGPGGYVAAIRASQLGLKTAIVEREALGGICLNWGCIPTKALLKSANVFEYINHAKDYGITVGAPKADFGGMVKRSREVADSNSKGVGFLMKKNKIEVIMGTGKLLPGKKIEVTAADGKKSTVEGKHIIIATGARSRELPALKQDGKKIIGYREAMVLPEQPKSMVVVGSGAIGSEFAYFYNAIGTKVTLVEFMPNIVPVEDEEVSKQLERSFKKQGIEVMTGSEVTAVDTKGNGCKVTIKSAAGEKAVECDIVLSAVGIAANIEGIGLEEVGIVTDKGKIKVDEFYATNMPGYYAIGDCTPGQALAHVASAEGIICVEKIAGHNPEKLDYNNIPGCTYCSPEVASVGYTEKQCKEKGLAIKVGKFPYSASGKAKAAGNTDGFVKLIFDAKYGELLGAHMVGLNVTEMIAECVSIRKLETTGHEIIKTVHPHPTMSEAIMEAAAAAYGEVIHL encoded by the coding sequence ATGAGCTACGACGTCATCGTCCTCGGCAGCGGCCCCGGAGGCTATGTTGCCGCCATCCGCGCCAGCCAACTGGGCCTGAAGACCGCCATCGTGGAACGCGAGGCCCTCGGCGGCATCTGCCTCAACTGGGGCTGCATCCCCACCAAGGCCCTGCTGAAGAGCGCCAACGTGTTCGAGTACATCAACCACGCCAAGGACTACGGCATCACCGTGGGCGCGCCCAAGGCCGACTTCGGCGGCATGGTGAAGCGCAGCCGCGAGGTGGCCGACAGCAACAGCAAGGGCGTGGGCTTCCTGATGAAGAAGAACAAGATCGAGGTGATCATGGGCACCGGCAAGCTGCTGCCGGGCAAGAAGATCGAGGTCACCGCCGCGGACGGGAAGAAGAGCACCGTGGAGGGCAAGCACATCATCATCGCCACCGGCGCCCGCAGCCGCGAACTGCCCGCCTTGAAGCAGGACGGCAAGAAGATCATCGGCTACCGCGAGGCCATGGTGCTGCCCGAGCAGCCCAAGAGCATGGTGGTGGTGGGCAGCGGTGCCATCGGCAGCGAGTTCGCCTACTTCTACAACGCCATCGGCACCAAGGTCACCCTGGTGGAGTTCATGCCGAACATCGTCCCGGTGGAGGACGAGGAGGTGAGCAAGCAGCTGGAACGGAGCTTCAAGAAGCAGGGCATCGAGGTGATGACCGGCAGCGAGGTGACCGCAGTGGACACCAAGGGCAACGGCTGCAAGGTGACGATCAAGAGCGCCGCCGGCGAGAAGGCCGTGGAGTGCGACATCGTGCTCAGCGCGGTGGGCATCGCGGCCAACATCGAGGGCATCGGCCTGGAGGAGGTGGGCATCGTCACCGACAAGGGCAAGATCAAGGTGGACGAGTTCTACGCCACCAACATGCCCGGCTACTACGCCATCGGCGATTGCACGCCCGGCCAGGCCCTGGCGCACGTGGCCAGCGCCGAGGGCATCATCTGCGTGGAGAAGATCGCCGGGCATAACCCGGAGAAGCTGGACTACAACAACATCCCCGGCTGCACCTACTGCTCCCCCGAAGTGGCCAGCGTGGGCTACACGGAGAAGCAGTGCAAGGAGAAGGGCCTGGCCATCAAAGTGGGCAAGTTCCCTTACAGCGCCAGCGGCAAGGCCAAGGCGGCGGGCAACACGGACGGCTTCGTGAAGCTGATCTTCGATGCCAAGTACGGCGAGCTGCTCGGCGCGCACATGGTGGGCCTGAACGTGACGGAGATGATCGCCGAATGCGTGAGCATCCGCAAGCTGGAGACCACGGGCCACGAGATCATCAAGACTGTGCACCCGCACCCCACCATGAGCGAGGCGATCATGGAGGCGGCCGCAGCGGCCTACGGCGAGGTGATTCATCTGTAA
- a CDS encoding 2,3,4,5-tetrahydropyridine-2,6-dicarboxylate N-succinyltransferase, with translation MHELIEKAWENRDMLRDQEVVMAIERVVEELDRGALRVAEPDGQGGWRVNDWVKKAVIMYFPIKQMHTLEVGPFEFHDKIPLKKRYAQLGVRVVPHAIARHGSYLAPGTILMPSYVNIGAYVDEGTMVDTWATVGSCAQIGRHVHLSGGVGIGGVLEPVQAAPVIVEDGCFIGSRAIVVEGVRVCQEAVLGANVVLTASTRIIDVTGPAPVEMKGVVPPRSVVIPGTVPKRFPAGDYGVPCALIIGQRKESTDRKTSLNDALREHSVAV, from the coding sequence ATGCATGAATTGATCGAAAAGGCCTGGGAGAACCGCGACATGCTGCGCGACCAGGAGGTGGTGATGGCCATCGAGCGCGTGGTGGAGGAATTGGACCGCGGAGCGCTGCGCGTGGCGGAGCCCGACGGCCAGGGCGGCTGGCGCGTGAACGACTGGGTGAAGAAGGCCGTGATCATGTACTTCCCCATCAAGCAGATGCACACCCTGGAGGTGGGGCCCTTCGAGTTCCACGACAAGATCCCGCTGAAGAAGCGCTACGCCCAGCTCGGGGTGCGCGTGGTGCCGCACGCCATCGCCCGCCACGGCAGCTACCTGGCGCCGGGCACCATCCTCATGCCCAGCTACGTGAACATCGGTGCCTACGTGGACGAGGGCACCATGGTGGACACCTGGGCCACCGTGGGCAGCTGCGCGCAGATCGGCAGGCATGTGCACCTGAGCGGCGGGGTGGGCATCGGCGGGGTGCTGGAGCCCGTGCAGGCCGCCCCGGTGATCGTCGAGGACGGCTGCTTCATCGGTTCCCGCGCCATCGTGGTGGAGGGGGTGCGCGTGTGCCAGGAGGCCGTGCTCGGCGCCAACGTGGTGCTCACGGCCAGCACCCGCATCATCGATGTCACCGGCCCCGCGCCCGTGGAGATGAAGGGCGTGGTGCCGCCGCGCAGCGTGGTGATCCCGGGCACCGTGCCCAAGCGGTTCCCGGCCGGCGACTATGGCGTGCCCTGCGCCCTGATCATCGGCCAGCGCAAGGAGAGCACCGACCGCAAGACCTCGCTGAACGACGCTCTCCGCGAGCACAGCGTGGCCGTGTGA
- the ruvX gene encoding Holliday junction resolvase RuvX: MGRVIAIDFGLKRTGLAVTDPLRIIATALETVESRALLHYLKAYCDKEAVDGFVLGLPTGLDGSDTDITPNVRLLEQELKRRFPQCFVELADERFTSRMAQQTLLASGKGRMARREKGQLDRISATILLQGWLERQGPG, encoded by the coding sequence ATGGGACGCGTCATTGCCATCGACTTCGGGCTGAAGCGCACGGGGCTTGCCGTCACGGATCCGCTGCGCATCATCGCCACGGCGCTGGAAACGGTGGAGAGCCGGGCGCTGCTGCACTACCTCAAGGCCTATTGCGACAAGGAGGCCGTGGACGGCTTCGTGCTGGGCCTGCCCACCGGCCTCGATGGCAGCGATACGGATATCACCCCGAACGTCAGGCTGTTGGAGCAGGAGCTGAAGCGGCGCTTCCCGCAATGCTTCGTGGAGCTGGCGGACGAGCGCTTCACCAGCCGCATGGCGCAGCAGACCCTGCTGGCCAGCGGCAAGGGGCGCATGGCCCGGCGCGAGAAGGGGCAGCTGGACCGCATCAGCGCCACCATCCTCCTGCAGGGCTGGCTGGAGCGGCAGGGCCCGGGCTAG
- the lon gene encoding endopeptidase La: MNDLLHSSPDLFSSEALENETELIPLITAEDEEQMNAETTPPELPILPLRNTVLFPGVVIPITVGRDRSIRLIQDVYRGNRTLGVVSQKDSQIEEPRPEDLNKVGTIAQIIRMLRMPDGSTTAIIQGKKRFEVLEMVKVDPYYTARVKEFEEIRPAKDDKSFQALVSSLKDLSLEIIKQSPHIPTEAQFAIKNIDSPSFLVNFISSNMQAEVAEKQKMLEVADLRERASMLLAHLTKELQMLQMKNEIQSKVRTEVDRQQREYFLHQQMKTIQDELGGNPIEMELEEMRAKAARKKWGKKVGETFEKELAKLQRMNPAGAEFSVQYNYVQLLLELPWNEYSKDNFDLKHAQKVLDRDHFGLEKVKERIIEHLAVLKLKGDMKAPIICLYGPPGVGKTSLGKSIAEALGRKYVRMSLGGLHDEAEIRGHRKTYIGAMPGRLIQSMKKAGTSNPLFVLDEIDKVGRSHQGDPASALLEVLDPEQNSHFYDNYVEVEYDLSRVMFVATANSLSTIHPALRDRMEIIEVNGYTEEEKVEIAVRHLLPKQFAENGIKPKQLKMAPGLLEAIIEQYTDESGVRTLEKRIAKLVRYRAKQIALKQKHSVTISADELPRIYGPSHARDKYQGNDVAGVVTGLAWTPTGGDILFIETSITKGEGKLTLTGNLGDVMKESAVIALEYIKAHSDIIGLEPEVFKRWNVHVHVPEGATPKDGPSAGIAMLTSIASAFTQQKVRKAVAMTGEITLRGRVLPVGGIKEKILAAKRAGIKEIILSADNRKDIEDIDARYTKGMRFTYVTEMIEVVKHALLKEKVENALKVA, encoded by the coding sequence ATGAACGACCTCCTCCATAGCAGCCCCGACCTTTTCAGCAGCGAAGCGCTCGAGAACGAGACCGAACTCATCCCGCTCATCACGGCCGAGGACGAGGAGCAGATGAACGCGGAGACCACCCCGCCCGAGCTGCCCATCCTGCCCTTGCGCAACACGGTGCTCTTCCCCGGCGTGGTCATCCCCATCACGGTGGGGCGCGACCGCAGCATCCGGCTCATCCAGGACGTGTATCGCGGCAACCGCACCCTGGGCGTGGTGAGCCAGAAGGACAGCCAGATCGAGGAGCCGAGGCCGGAGGACCTGAACAAGGTGGGCACCATCGCGCAGATCATCCGCATGCTGCGCATGCCCGACGGCAGCACGACCGCCATCATCCAGGGCAAGAAGCGCTTCGAAGTGCTGGAGATGGTGAAGGTCGACCCCTACTACACGGCACGCGTGAAGGAGTTCGAGGAGATCCGGCCGGCCAAGGACGACAAGAGCTTCCAGGCGCTGGTGAGCTCGCTCAAGGACCTCTCCCTCGAGATCATCAAGCAGAGCCCGCACATCCCCACCGAGGCGCAGTTCGCCATCAAGAACATCGACTCGCCCTCCTTCCTGGTGAACTTCATCAGCAGCAACATGCAGGCCGAGGTGGCCGAGAAGCAGAAGATGCTGGAGGTGGCCGACCTGCGCGAGCGCGCCTCCATGCTGCTTGCGCACCTCACCAAGGAGCTGCAGATGCTGCAGATGAAGAACGAGATCCAGAGCAAGGTGCGCACCGAGGTGGACCGCCAGCAGCGCGAGTACTTCCTGCACCAGCAGATGAAGACCATCCAGGACGAGCTGGGCGGCAACCCCATCGAGATGGAGCTGGAGGAGATGCGCGCCAAGGCGGCGCGCAAGAAGTGGGGCAAGAAGGTGGGCGAGACCTTCGAGAAGGAGCTCGCCAAGCTGCAGCGCATGAACCCCGCCGGCGCCGAGTTCAGCGTGCAGTACAACTACGTGCAGCTGCTGCTCGAGCTGCCGTGGAACGAATACAGCAAGGACAACTTCGACCTCAAGCATGCCCAGAAGGTGCTGGACCGCGATCACTTCGGGCTGGAGAAGGTGAAGGAGCGCATCATCGAGCACCTCGCCGTGCTGAAGCTCAAGGGCGATATGAAGGCGCCGATCATCTGCCTCTACGGTCCTCCCGGCGTGGGCAAGACCAGCCTGGGCAAGAGCATCGCCGAGGCGCTCGGCCGCAAGTACGTGCGCATGAGCCTGGGCGGCCTGCACGACGAGGCCGAGATCCGCGGCCATCGCAAGACCTACATCGGGGCCATGCCCGGCCGGCTCATCCAGAGCATGAAGAAGGCCGGCACCAGCAACCCCCTCTTCGTGCTCGACGAGATCGACAAGGTGGGGCGCAGCCACCAGGGCGACCCCGCCAGCGCGCTGCTGGAGGTGCTCGACCCCGAGCAGAACAGCCATTTCTACGACAACTACGTGGAGGTGGAATACGACCTGAGCCGCGTGATGTTCGTGGCCACGGCCAACAGCCTCAGCACCATCCACCCGGCGCTGCGCGACCGCATGGAGATCATCGAGGTGAACGGCTACACCGAGGAGGAGAAGGTGGAGATCGCCGTGCGCCACCTGCTGCCCAAGCAGTTCGCCGAGAACGGCATCAAGCCCAAGCAGCTGAAGATGGCCCCCGGGCTGCTCGAGGCCATCATCGAGCAGTACACCGACGAGAGCGGCGTGCGCACCCTGGAGAAGCGCATCGCCAAGCTCGTGCGCTACCGCGCCAAGCAGATCGCCCTCAAGCAGAAGCACAGCGTCACCATCTCCGCGGATGAGCTGCCACGGATCTACGGACCCAGCCATGCCCGCGACAAGTACCAGGGCAACGATGTGGCGGGCGTGGTCACCGGACTGGCCTGGACCCCCACCGGCGGCGACATCCTCTTCATCGAGACCAGCATCACCAAGGGCGAGGGCAAGCTCACCCTCACCGGCAACCTGGGCGACGTGATGAAGGAGAGCGCCGTCATCGCGCTGGAGTACATCAAGGCCCACAGCGACATCATCGGCCTTGAGCCCGAGGTGTTCAAGCGCTGGAACGTGCACGTGCACGTGCCCGAGGGCGCCACGCCCAAGGATGGCCCCAGCGCGGGCATCGCCATGCTCACCAGCATCGCCAGCGCCTTCACCCAGCAGAAAGTGCGCAAGGCCGTGGCCATGACCGGCGAGATCACCCTGCGCGGCCGCGTGCTGCCCGTGGGCGGCATCAAGGAGAAGATCCTCGCCGCCAAGCGCGCCGGCATCAAGGAGATCATCCTCAGCGCCGACAACCGCAAGGACATCGAGGACATCGACGCGCGCTACACCAAGGGCATGCGCTTCACCTACGTCACCGAGATGATCGAGGTGGTGAAGCACGCCCTCCTGAAAGAGAAGGTGGAGAATGCGCTGAAGGTGGCCTGA